The following are from one region of the Rhodopirellula sp. P2 genome:
- a CDS encoding vWA domain-containing protein — protein MSDSSFLQSIKKALPTSSRSHAATEEASAVHPYETGDSTDQWEEESFWDADETVAMVGTMLVHLIVILSLALVQLQNPVDDEAVVMIAPPPDYEETVDLIEEIVVSDQPQVEIGSDALAEFDMAEASAATFAEIANMVSPVDLEPTDLGEIMVNKMFSQPVAPQDRLVDQKGRVGQGTAGASGAVDQITFEVMQAAEERPTLIVWLFDQSGSLTRQRQDIRDRFDRIYEELGMLREQLDSKTAGEDPADASESRVLTSIIGFGEKVQLFTEEPTADLELIKQTVADIPVDNSGTERVFTAIESAAKQYSSLRRNAGTRGPQRNVMFVVVTDERGDDAHLLESSITSCRKWGIPVYVVGVPAPFGREHTLVKYVDPDPEYDQTPQWAQVDQGPETFLPERVQLSFTGDFEQEPVIDSGFGPYGLTRLCYETGGIYFTVHPNRNVSREVRRGEIDAFTADLRAFFDPTAMARYRPDYLSPQDYVKAVKRSPLRQALIAAAQIKNVNGIQRPQTRFVKRDEAGLAQALTTAQQDAAKLEPVLIQLAATLEQGVNDRDKEESLRWMAGFDLAYGRVLAQKVRTETYNAILAKAKRGMPFKDPKNNTWVLKPADEISVGSKWQREAETAREFLERVVAEHEGTPWAMLAEKELEVPIGWMWTETFTDLAPPRRNGGNNGNNNPPPRDDQKRMIKRAPKRPVPKL, from the coding sequence GAGACGGGGGATTCGACTGATCAATGGGAAGAGGAATCTTTCTGGGATGCGGACGAGACCGTTGCGATGGTCGGCACCATGTTGGTGCACCTGATCGTGATCTTGTCGTTGGCGTTGGTGCAGTTGCAAAATCCGGTCGATGACGAAGCCGTGGTGATGATCGCGCCGCCGCCTGATTACGAAGAGACAGTGGACTTGATCGAGGAAATCGTGGTCAGCGATCAACCTCAGGTTGAGATCGGTTCAGACGCTCTGGCTGAGTTTGACATGGCTGAGGCATCGGCAGCGACTTTCGCCGAAATCGCCAACATGGTCAGCCCGGTCGACCTGGAGCCCACCGATTTGGGCGAAATCATGGTCAACAAAATGTTCAGCCAACCAGTGGCGCCCCAAGATCGGTTGGTTGATCAAAAAGGTCGCGTCGGACAAGGGACCGCCGGGGCCTCCGGCGCCGTGGATCAAATCACGTTCGAGGTCATGCAGGCAGCGGAGGAACGCCCGACGCTGATCGTTTGGTTGTTCGACCAAAGTGGTTCGCTGACTCGGCAACGCCAAGACATTCGCGACCGGTTCGATCGGATCTATGAAGAACTCGGCATGCTTCGCGAGCAATTGGATTCCAAGACCGCCGGCGAAGACCCCGCTGATGCATCCGAATCTCGTGTGCTCACTTCCATCATTGGATTTGGCGAGAAGGTTCAGCTGTTCACGGAAGAACCCACTGCCGACTTGGAGTTGATCAAGCAGACCGTTGCCGACATTCCGGTTGATAACTCGGGGACGGAACGGGTCTTCACGGCCATTGAATCCGCCGCAAAACAATACAGTTCGCTCCGCCGCAACGCGGGGACTCGTGGTCCACAGCGCAATGTGATGTTTGTGGTGGTCACCGACGAGCGAGGCGACGACGCTCACTTGTTGGAGTCTTCGATCACGTCCTGCCGAAAATGGGGGATCCCCGTCTACGTGGTTGGTGTGCCTGCTCCGTTTGGTCGCGAACACACGTTGGTCAAGTACGTTGATCCGGACCCCGAGTACGACCAAACACCTCAGTGGGCGCAAGTCGATCAGGGGCCGGAAACCTTTCTGCCGGAACGAGTCCAGTTGAGCTTCACGGGGGACTTCGAGCAGGAACCGGTGATTGACAGTGGCTTTGGACCCTATGGGTTGACGCGTCTGTGTTACGAAACGGGTGGGATCTACTTCACCGTTCACCCCAACCGCAATGTTTCGCGAGAGGTTCGGCGGGGCGAGATCGACGCGTTCACCGCGGATCTGCGTGCGTTCTTTGATCCGACCGCGATGGCTCGTTACCGTCCCGATTACCTGTCACCGCAGGACTATGTCAAAGCGGTCAAGCGAAGCCCGCTCCGCCAGGCATTGATCGCGGCCGCACAAATTAAAAACGTCAACGGGATCCAACGCCCCCAAACCCGGTTTGTGAAACGCGACGAAGCGGGACTGGCCCAAGCGTTGACGACTGCCCAACAGGACGCTGCGAAGTTGGAACCGGTGTTGATCCAGTTGGCCGCCACTTTGGAACAAGGTGTCAATGATCGAGACAAGGAAGAAAGTCTTCGTTGGATGGCCGGGTTTGACTTGGCTTATGGACGGGTCTTGGCACAAAAGGTCCGCACCGAAACTTACAATGCGATTCTCGCCAAGGCGAAACGCGGGATGCCTTTCAAAGATCCCAAGAACAACACTTGGGTGTTGAAGCCCGCCGATGAAATCTCGGTGGGAAGCAAGTGGCAACGCGAGGCCGAGACCGCTCGTGAGTTCTTGGAACGTGTGGTTGCGGAGCACGAAGGCACGCCCTGGGCCATGCTGGCGGAAAAAGAATTGGAAGTTCCGATCGGCTGGATGTGGACGGAAACGTTCACTGATTTGGCCCCGCCGCGTCGCAATGGTGGCAACAACGGGAACAACAATCCACCGCCTCGCGACGATCAGAAACGGATGATCAAGCGAGCTCCCAAGCGGCCCGTCCCCAAGCTCTGA
- a CDS encoding DUF255 domain-containing protein, with protein sequence MRLSSKPPRICSSTAISRWTRVLPAMGLLGLTTIFSGMAQAEIAWRKDLTTAQAEAQQTGKALLLHFTSDNCVWCDRLEAGAFKSPQVGSAVEQQYVPVKIHAGKSPELAKMFGVTKFPTDVMITPTGKPLGSSVSPQDPTRYVAMLGQAYSKMPAAPVSPAAHAPQTMVASNAQPSAAAPTQATVAVASTPPRTQQNPHVASSSELPSPGSQFANGTNAQLAGARTDGMSLGMPALAMTKTETKTPAFGTEQPKLAMEGFCSVTVINEDEWIEGNPKFGVVHLGKLYLFASEAKMKTFLADPAPYTPVLNEIDVVRFFEERVIVPGKRQFGMKDPVHQRMFFFADEAAMDHFWNEYERYTDAAIEVMDHAVRDANPGLN encoded by the coding sequence ATGCGTTTGTCCTCCAAACCACCGCGAATTTGTTCTTCGACTGCGATCTCGCGATGGACGCGGGTTTTGCCAGCGATGGGCTTGCTCGGGTTGACCACGATCTTCTCCGGGATGGCTCAGGCTGAGATCGCTTGGCGAAAAGATTTGACCACTGCCCAGGCGGAAGCTCAGCAGACCGGCAAAGCTTTGCTGTTGCACTTCACCAGCGACAATTGCGTCTGGTGTGACCGTCTGGAAGCGGGGGCATTCAAAAGTCCTCAAGTCGGTTCGGCGGTGGAGCAGCAGTATGTGCCTGTCAAAATCCACGCTGGCAAATCACCGGAACTGGCCAAGATGTTTGGCGTCACCAAGTTCCCAACGGACGTGATGATCACGCCAACCGGCAAGCCCTTGGGCAGCTCCGTCAGCCCGCAAGATCCAACGCGTTACGTTGCGATGCTGGGGCAAGCGTACAGCAAGATGCCTGCCGCACCCGTCTCACCAGCGGCCCACGCACCGCAAACGATGGTGGCATCCAATGCTCAGCCATCGGCAGCGGCACCAACTCAAGCCACCGTTGCGGTCGCCAGCACGCCACCTCGCACTCAACAGAATCCCCACGTTGCATCCAGCAGCGAGTTGCCATCACCGGGAAGCCAATTTGCCAACGGCACGAACGCTCAATTGGCTGGAGCTCGCACCGATGGCATGTCGCTCGGAATGCCGGCTCTGGCGATGACCAAAACCGAGACCAAAACGCCCGCGTTTGGGACAGAGCAACCCAAGCTTGCCATGGAAGGTTTTTGCTCCGTCACCGTCATCAACGAAGATGAATGGATCGAAGGCAATCCAAAGTTTGGTGTCGTTCACCTGGGCAAACTGTACTTGTTCGCAAGCGAAGCCAAGATGAAGACCTTTTTGGCGGACCCGGCTCCTTACACGCCGGTCCTGAACGAAATCGATGTGGTTCGTTTCTTCGAAGAACGCGTGATCGTTCCTGGCAAACGTCAGTTCGGAATGAAAGACCCCGTGCACCAACGCATGTTCTTCTTTGCTGACGAAGCCGCGATGGATCATTTCTGGAACGAGTACGAACGTTACACCGACGCTGCGATCGAAGTCATGGATCACGCCGTCCGGGATGCCAATCCAGGCTTGAACTGA